From the genome of Streptomyces sp. V1I1, one region includes:
- a CDS encoding DUF397 domain-containing protein, with the protein MTPEVRTHEAADLSWFKSSYSSNEGGECVEVAASEQAVSVRDSNDVTRPHLSVSHPGWARFVRYVAGA; encoded by the coding sequence ATGACACCCGAAGTGCGCACTCATGAAGCAGCCGACCTATCCTGGTTCAAGAGCTCGTACAGCTCGAACGAAGGCGGCGAGTGCGTCGAAGTCGCTGCCAGTGAGCAGGCGGTGAGTGTCCGCGACTCCAATGACGTCACCCGGCCCCACCTGTCCGTCAGCCACCCCGGCTGGGCGCGGTTCGTTCGGTACGTGGCAGGAGCCTGA
- a CDS encoding N-formylglutamate amidohydrolase, with amino-acid sequence MASRTWPDDTPASFQLLPGAADSPVILHVPHSSRVIPESVREGIVLDDRALELELDHITDSHTAEIAAAAVGAATVTPWRFVNQLSRLVIDPERFPDEREEMLAVGMGAVYTHTTHRERLRPPAHPRPLIERYFHPYAEAMTAAVGERLAATGRAFVIDVHSYPTEPLPYELHGDGRRPPICLGTDDFHTSPELIALAQTAFAGFGGTGINSPFAGTYVPLKFYGKDPRVSALMIEIRRDTYMSEPGGAAGPGLTALAAALAGLVDALSV; translated from the coding sequence ATGGCTAGCCGCACGTGGCCGGACGACACCCCGGCTTCCTTCCAGCTCCTTCCCGGCGCCGCCGACTCTCCGGTAATCCTGCACGTCCCGCACTCCTCGCGGGTCATTCCCGAGTCGGTGCGTGAAGGCATCGTCCTGGACGACCGTGCGCTCGAGCTGGAGCTGGACCACATCACCGACTCCCACACGGCCGAGATCGCCGCCGCCGCAGTGGGAGCCGCGACCGTCACCCCCTGGCGTTTCGTCAACCAGCTCTCCCGTCTGGTCATCGATCCCGAGCGCTTCCCCGACGAGCGCGAGGAGATGCTGGCCGTCGGCATGGGCGCGGTCTATACCCACACCACGCACCGCGAGCGGCTCCGCCCGCCGGCGCATCCCCGGCCGCTGATCGAGCGCTACTTCCATCCCTATGCCGAGGCGATGACCGCGGCGGTCGGCGAGCGGCTGGCGGCGACGGGGCGTGCCTTCGTCATCGACGTCCACTCGTATCCGACCGAGCCGCTGCCCTACGAGCTGCACGGCGACGGGCGGCGGCCGCCCATCTGCCTGGGTACGGACGACTTCCACACTTCGCCCGAGCTGATCGCCCTGGCCCAGACGGCATTCGCCGGGTTCGGCGGCACGGGGATCAACAGCCCATTCGCAGGCACCTACGTACCGCTGAAGTTCTACGGCAAGGACCCGCGCGTCAGTGCCCTGATGATCGAGATCCGCCGGGACACGTACATGTCGGAACCGGGCGGGGCGGCGGGCCCCGGCCTCACCGCCCTCGCCGCCGCGCTGGCGGGTCTGGTCGACGCGCTGTCGGTCTGA